Proteins found in one Streptomyces sp. NBC_00461 genomic segment:
- a CDS encoding SDR family NAD(P)-dependent oxidoreductase translates to MPVIAVIGAGPGLGLSIARRFGREGFQVALVARTQDKLDALAAQLAEEGIEAAGFAADVTRPDSLQSALAAVADRFGAIDVLEYSPADPTFAGAAAVDATAQDLHKQLDYYLYGAVAAVRQVLPAMLERGSGTLLFSTGASSIRPSGGAFGSIGVAAAALRNYAMALGIDLAEHGVHAAHVAIGVYIGSGPGTEPETIAEHYWDAYTKRDQAEIVHTAPGGTR, encoded by the coding sequence ATGCCCGTCATCGCCGTCATCGGAGCAGGCCCAGGCCTGGGCCTGTCCATCGCCCGCCGCTTCGGAAGGGAGGGTTTCCAGGTCGCCCTGGTCGCCCGGACCCAGGACAAGCTCGACGCGCTCGCCGCACAGCTCGCCGAGGAGGGCATCGAGGCCGCGGGCTTCGCCGCGGACGTGACGCGTCCCGACTCGCTGCAGTCGGCGCTCGCCGCGGTCGCCGACCGGTTCGGCGCCATCGACGTACTGGAGTACTCACCCGCCGACCCCACATTCGCCGGCGCCGCCGCCGTCGACGCCACCGCGCAGGACCTCCACAAGCAGCTCGACTACTACCTGTACGGAGCGGTCGCCGCGGTCCGTCAGGTGCTGCCCGCCATGCTCGAACGCGGCAGCGGCACCCTGCTGTTCTCCACGGGCGCCTCCTCCATCCGGCCGAGCGGCGGCGCGTTCGGCAGCATCGGCGTCGCAGCGGCGGCCCTGCGCAACTACGCCATGGCCCTGGGCATCGACCTCGCCGAGCACGGAGTGCACGCCGCACACGTGGCGATCGGGGTGTACATCGGCAGCGGTCCCGGCACAGAGCCCGAGACCATCGCCGAGCACTACTGGGACGCGTACACCAAACGCGACCAGGCCGAGATCGTCCACACCGCCCCCGGCGGCACCCGGTGA
- a CDS encoding TetR/AcrR family transcriptional regulator produces MAIDRPSASAENPAPARPLRRDAQRNREALLTAARSCFAEQGLEASLEQVAKRAGLAIGTLYRHFPTRLDLVQATFAGKLAAWREAAEKAVTMDDAWAGLCHFLETMCELQSQDRGFNDLASIRLPESACLAGTQTRIRELGVHIVERAQEQGSLRPDLTPQDLAFVIWSHSRVTEATHAIAPNAWRRHLYLLLDGFRTDRAHPLPAPPLTGEQLYRAMTSLGGNGACGA; encoded by the coding sequence ATGGCCATCGACCGTCCGTCCGCCTCCGCCGAAAACCCGGCCCCTGCCCGCCCCCTGCGGCGCGACGCGCAGCGCAATCGCGAGGCCCTGCTCACCGCGGCCCGCTCCTGCTTCGCCGAGCAGGGCCTGGAGGCATCCCTGGAGCAGGTGGCCAAGCGGGCCGGGCTGGCCATCGGCACGCTGTACCGGCACTTCCCCACCCGGCTGGACCTGGTGCAGGCAACCTTCGCCGGGAAGCTGGCCGCCTGGCGGGAGGCCGCCGAGAAGGCCGTCACCATGGACGACGCCTGGGCGGGGCTGTGCCACTTCCTGGAGACCATGTGCGAACTCCAGTCACAGGACCGGGGGTTCAACGACCTGGCCTCCATACGACTGCCGGAGAGCGCCTGCCTGGCAGGCACCCAGACCCGCATCCGCGAACTCGGCGTACACATCGTCGAGCGTGCCCAGGAGCAGGGCAGCCTGCGCCCCGACCTCACCCCCCAGGACCTCGCCTTCGTCATCTGGTCGCACAGCCGCGTCACCGAGGCCACCCACGCCATCGCCCCAAACGCCTGGCGCCGCCACCTCTACCTCCTGCTCGACGGCTTCCGAACCGACCGCGCCCACCCGCTGCCGGCACCGCCGCTCACCGGGGAGCAGCTGTACCGCGCCATGACCAGCCTCGGCGGAAACGGGGCCTGCGGCGCCTGA
- a CDS encoding DUF2637 domain-containing protein, producing the protein MTGPRETPRGASVSVRDAPPSGAGAGIRAEVWVRRGCALVVASVAGYASYVHQREFALQGGADAVSATLWPLSVDGLLLLATVGLLNSSRSAGRRARTVVWLAFLLGIAVSLAANVAAAPALAWRPMLVAGWPPVGEWRFRCRRRRRRRCWRGRGRSGG; encoded by the coding sequence GTGACCGGCCCGAGGGAAACGCCACGCGGTGCGTCTGTGAGTGTCCGTGATGCTCCTCCGAGTGGCGCTGGTGCGGGTATCCGGGCTGAGGTGTGGGTGCGGCGTGGTTGTGCGTTGGTGGTGGCGTCGGTGGCCGGGTACGCCTCGTATGTGCATCAGCGGGAGTTCGCCCTGCAGGGCGGGGCTGACGCAGTGAGCGCAACGTTGTGGCCGTTGTCGGTTGACGGCCTCTTGTTGCTGGCGACTGTGGGGCTGCTGAACTCGTCCCGGAGCGCGGGGCGTCGGGCGCGGACGGTGGTGTGGCTGGCGTTCCTCCTCGGGATCGCGGTGTCGTTGGCAGCGAATGTGGCGGCTGCTCCGGCGCTCGCGTGGCGGCCGATGTTGGTGGCGGGCTGGCCTCCGGTGGGTGAGTGGCGGTTCCGTTGTCGGCGAAGACGTCGACGCCGGTGCTGGAGGGGTCGGGGAAGATCTGGTGGGTGA
- a CDS encoding CoA transferase — protein sequence MVTGAPQSAAAAADAWARSGVMWLTGHAGGTPLVPMGEAAALAARLAAHIGRAGAEAGRPVRVDGGRLLAERAALTGATRRGRVSVGGGCRLLPTADGWAAVSCVRPDDPLLWSALIGHELDEWLPRRLATWLAAHSTAELEERVALLGLAAGAVRGWPGGGLEADAVRVPRPGRPRSVRGMLVVDFSALWAGPLCAHLLGLAGAEVVKVEVPSRPDGARFGNRAFYDLLHAGHRAVALDPADRADRAALHALVRAADVVVEASRPRALARFGLDAAAEVERGCTWVSITAYGRSVDRVGFGDDVAAAGGLLATDDQGTPVFCGDAIADPLTGLTAAALAMSEPEGGGGVLWEVAMADVVAATVRAHTAPTARALPLDGGDGWQVDTGAGLVPVAAPVARTPAGAAPMLGADTGAVLRRLGIAVP from the coding sequence ATGGTCACTGGGGCACCGCAGTCAGCCGCTGCCGCGGCAGACGCCTGGGCACGCAGTGGAGTGATGTGGCTGACCGGGCACGCCGGCGGGACTCCGCTGGTGCCCATGGGCGAGGCGGCCGCTCTCGCCGCGCGCCTGGCCGCGCACATCGGGCGGGCCGGCGCGGAGGCGGGCCGTCCGGTACGGGTGGACGGAGGGCGGCTGCTGGCCGAGCGGGCGGCGCTGACCGGCGCCACTCGCAGGGGGCGGGTCTCGGTGGGCGGCGGGTGCCGGTTGCTGCCCACGGCGGACGGCTGGGCGGCGGTCTCCTGCGTACGCCCGGACGACCCGCTGCTGTGGAGCGCGCTGATCGGGCATGAGCTGGACGAGTGGCTGCCGCGGCGACTGGCCACCTGGCTCGCCGCGCACAGCACGGCCGAGCTGGAGGAGCGGGTGGCGCTGCTGGGACTGGCGGCCGGGGCGGTACGCGGGTGGCCGGGCGGGGGGCTGGAGGCGGATGCCGTACGCGTGCCGCGCCCTGGCCGGCCCCGCTCGGTGCGCGGCATGCTGGTCGTCGACTTCAGCGCACTGTGGGCCGGTCCGCTGTGCGCGCACCTGCTGGGGCTGGCCGGGGCGGAGGTGGTCAAGGTCGAGGTGCCCTCGCGTCCGGACGGTGCGAGGTTCGGCAACCGGGCCTTCTACGACCTGCTGCACGCCGGGCACCGCGCGGTGGCACTGGACCCGGCCGACCGGGCCGACCGAGCGGCGCTGCACGCGCTGGTGCGCGCCGCGGACGTGGTCGTCGAGGCCTCCCGCCCCCGGGCCCTGGCCCGGTTCGGCCTGGACGCGGCGGCCGAGGTGGAGCGCGGCTGCACCTGGGTGTCGATCACCGCCTACGGCCGGTCCGTGGACCGGGTGGGGTTCGGCGACGACGTGGCCGCGGCAGGCGGCCTGCTGGCCACCGACGACCAGGGAACGCCGGTCTTCTGCGGGGACGCGATCGCCGACCCGCTGACCGGTCTGACGGCCGCCGCGCTGGCGATGTCCGAACCCGAGGGCGGTGGCGGAGTGCTGTGGGAGGTGGCGATGGCCGATGTGGTGGCGGCGACGGTACGCGCGCATACGGCCCCCACGGCGCGCGCGCTGCCCTTGGACGGCGGTGACGGCTGGCAGGTGGACACCGGCGCGGGCCTGGTCCCGGTGGCGGCGCCGGTGGCCCGCACGCCCGCCGGTGCCGCGCCGATGCTGGGCGCGGACACCGGTGCGGTGCTGCGCCGGCTCGGGATCGCCGTACCATGA
- a CDS encoding amidohydrolase family protein has translation MTGLLIRGAEIDGELLDVRIGRGRVLETGRALPRAGRAEHELQAHGGALLPGLTDHHLHLFATAADLASAACDPATVHDAQGLARALHRAGPDRHGWVRGVRYHESVAGELDAARLDALRADVPVRVQHRSGALWMLNSRAVAAVGLATADHAGVERDADGRPTGRLWRADAWLRGRLPPGAPPSLADLGRRLAGYGITTITDATPGLDAATVAAVSEAMARQELPQRVHLLGAPLTGSPPERSGPRSGPWKIVIADSALPGFDELAEAVEAAHRTGRPVAVHCVTREAILLLLAVLEEVGTLPGDRLEHASLTPCEVLPTVRRLGLRVVTQPGFLADRGDDYRRGTPADEHGDLYRCASLRAAGIPVGLSSDAPYGPIDPWAVMRAAVQRRTGSGAVLGPGERLTPAQAITGYLSTAQRPGDSPQRIHPGAPADLVLLRAPIAQALALLDAELVRLVLIGGRPVAGDDTGPAQDA, from the coding sequence ATGACCGGCCTGCTCATCCGCGGCGCGGAGATCGACGGAGAGCTCCTGGATGTGCGGATCGGACGCGGCCGGGTGCTGGAGACGGGCCGCGCCCTGCCGCGCGCGGGCCGTGCGGAGCACGAGCTCCAGGCGCACGGTGGAGCCCTGCTGCCCGGGTTGACGGACCATCACCTGCACCTGTTCGCCACCGCGGCGGACCTCGCCTCCGCCGCGTGCGACCCGGCCACGGTCCACGACGCGCAGGGGCTGGCGCGGGCCCTGCACCGCGCCGGCCCCGACCGGCACGGCTGGGTCCGGGGGGTGCGCTACCACGAATCCGTGGCGGGCGAGTTGGACGCGGCCCGGCTGGACGCGCTGCGCGCTGACGTGCCGGTGAGGGTGCAGCACCGCAGCGGCGCGCTGTGGATGCTCAACTCCCGTGCTGTCGCGGCCGTCGGCCTGGCCACGGCCGATCACGCCGGGGTGGAGCGGGACGCCGACGGCCGCCCGACCGGACGGCTGTGGCGGGCGGACGCCTGGCTGCGCGGTCGCCTGCCGCCCGGCGCCCCGCCCTCGCTGGCCGACCTGGGCCGACGACTGGCCGGATACGGCATCACCACGATCACCGACGCCACGCCCGGCCTGGACGCCGCCACGGTCGCGGCCGTGTCCGAGGCGATGGCCCGCCAAGAACTGCCGCAACGGGTGCATCTGCTCGGCGCACCGCTCACCGGCAGCCCGCCCGAACGGTCCGGTCCGCGATCCGGCCCGTGGAAGATCGTCATCGCCGACTCGGCGCTGCCCGGCTTCGACGAACTCGCCGAAGCCGTCGAGGCGGCGCACCGGACCGGCCGGCCGGTCGCCGTGCACTGTGTGACCCGCGAAGCGATCCTGCTGCTCCTGGCGGTACTGGAGGAAGTGGGTACGCTCCCCGGCGACCGGCTGGAACACGCGTCCCTGACTCCTTGCGAAGTCCTGCCGACCGTACGGCGCCTGGGCCTGCGGGTGGTGACCCAGCCGGGCTTCCTCGCCGACCGCGGCGACGACTACCGGCGCGGCACACCCGCCGACGAGCACGGCGACCTGTACCGCTGCGCGTCGCTGCGGGCGGCCGGGATCCCGGTGGGCCTGTCCAGCGACGCGCCCTACGGGCCCATCGACCCCTGGGCGGTCATGCGCGCCGCCGTGCAGCGGCGCACCGGCTCGGGCGCCGTCCTCGGCCCCGGCGAACGGCTCACTCCCGCCCAGGCAATTACGGGCTACCTCTCCACTGCCCAGCGGCCGGGCGACTCGCCACAGCGGATCCACCCGGGGGCGCCGGCCGATCTGGTGCTGCTGCGCGCCCCCATAGCCCAGGCACTGGCCCTCTTGGACGCCGAGCTGGTACGGCTGGTGCTGATCGGCGGTCGTCCCGTGGCCGGCGATGACACCGGACCCGCACAGGACGCGTGA
- a CDS encoding methylglyoxal synthase, with protein sequence MVIALIAHDAKKHELAKWAQAQHAWLMGKRLVATRSTARVVTESTGLPVDSVESGPLGGDQQIGALVSTGQVTCLVFFWDPLGVHPHAHDVYALLRLATLYDVPTATNPATAHALADSRFPSRMPQPGRLQNHDDPVTGPGSRRERLGTYRTTHP encoded by the coding sequence ATGGTGATAGCTCTCATTGCACACGATGCGAAGAAACATGAACTGGCCAAATGGGCCCAGGCGCAACACGCCTGGCTCATGGGGAAGCGATTGGTAGCCACACGTAGTACGGCGCGCGTTGTGACCGAGTCGACGGGGTTACCCGTCGACTCGGTCGAGTCGGGGCCGTTGGGTGGAGACCAGCAGATCGGCGCGCTGGTCAGCACCGGACAGGTGACCTGCCTGGTGTTCTTCTGGGACCCGCTGGGAGTCCACCCGCACGCTCACGACGTGTATGCACTGCTGCGCCTCGCGACCCTGTACGACGTTCCCACCGCCACAAACCCGGCCACGGCACATGCTCTTGCCGACTCGCGGTTCCCCTCGCGGATGCCGCAGCCAGGGCGATTGCAAAATCATGATGATCCGGTCACCGGACCCGGCTCTCGGCGAGAGCGCCTCGGCACCTACCGAACCACCCACCCCTGA
- a CDS encoding MMPL family transporter — protein MSTLARWCYQHRVVVVLLWLGLLGGLVAASQSAGSAYNNSFSLPNSESNKALNLLRSSFPAQAGDTDTVVWHVDSGSVRDSATRERMTDTLDKIAKLPEISGVTSPYSAQGSAQISKDGRTAYAQVNFAKVQQDLDDADVQRVIDTADAARTDGLQVELGGQAIKSTEQAPPATSELIGVLAAAVVLFIAFGSLFAMLLPILTATAGVGTAILATGLLSHGMTIGEIAPTLSTLIGLGVGIDYALFIVTRHRKGLQSGLDVQESLVRAVNTSGRAVLFAGGTVCIALLGMFVLQTEFLNGVAVASALTVALTVLAAVTLLPALLGLLGMRVLGRRARRRLAAGEPLPENATSGPWVRWAAVVERRPRVLSLVALVVMVALTLPVFSLRLGSSDAGNNPASTTTRKAYDLLADGFGPGFNGPLQLVAQVPSAADKAALTKLSARLENVEGVASVTAMPIRPGSTVGIVQVFPTASPQDKETSDLIDRLRDEVIPTAEKGTALKVYVGGPTAMFNDFATVLTGKLPLFIVVIVILGGLLLMLAFRSLLIPVVAGVMNLLAAGASFGILIAVFQWGWGSEALGLGRAGPIEAFLPVMMISILFGLSMDYQVFLVSRMHEEWVHTKDNARSVRVGQVETARVITAASAIMVCVFIAFVFGGQRTIAEFGIGLSAAVALDAFVLRTILVPASMHLFGKANWWLPAWLDRRMPHLSVDPPDEPFPASAQDSPAPEPEPSARS, from the coding sequence TTGTCTACTCTCGCACGCTGGTGCTACCAACACCGGGTCGTCGTCGTGCTGCTCTGGCTCGGCCTGCTCGGCGGACTCGTTGCCGCTTCGCAGAGCGCCGGAAGCGCCTACAACAACAGCTTCTCACTGCCGAACAGCGAGTCCAACAAGGCCCTGAACCTGTTGAGATCGTCCTTCCCCGCTCAGGCCGGCGACACGGACACCGTGGTCTGGCATGTCGACTCCGGCTCCGTCCGCGACAGCGCGACGAGGGAGCGGATGACCGACACCCTGGACAAGATCGCCAAGCTGCCCGAGATCAGCGGTGTCACCAGCCCCTACAGTGCGCAGGGCTCGGCCCAGATCAGCAAGGACGGCCGCACCGCCTACGCCCAGGTGAACTTCGCCAAGGTCCAGCAGGACCTCGACGATGCGGACGTCCAGCGGGTGATCGACACCGCTGATGCGGCCAGGACCGACGGCCTGCAGGTCGAACTGGGCGGCCAGGCGATCAAGAGCACCGAGCAGGCACCGCCGGCCACCAGTGAACTCATCGGCGTGTTGGCGGCCGCCGTGGTGCTCTTCATCGCCTTCGGCTCGCTGTTCGCCATGCTGTTGCCGATCCTGACCGCGACAGCCGGGGTCGGCACCGCCATCCTCGCCACGGGCCTGCTCAGTCATGGGATGACCATCGGTGAGATCGCCCCGACCCTGTCCACCCTCATCGGCCTGGGTGTGGGCATCGACTACGCCCTGTTCATCGTCACCCGGCACCGCAAGGGCCTGCAGTCCGGGCTCGACGTCCAGGAATCCCTGGTCAGGGCGGTGAACACCTCGGGACGTGCCGTACTCTTCGCCGGCGGCACCGTTTGCATCGCCCTGCTGGGCATGTTCGTCCTGCAGACCGAATTCCTCAACGGAGTCGCCGTGGCTTCGGCGCTGACGGTGGCGCTGACCGTCCTCGCCGCGGTGACCCTCCTTCCGGCCCTGCTGGGACTGCTCGGCATGCGGGTTCTCGGCCGGCGGGCGCGGCGCAGGCTGGCAGCCGGCGAGCCACTGCCCGAGAACGCCACATCCGGCCCCTGGGTCCGCTGGGCCGCTGTGGTCGAGCGGCGCCCCCGTGTGCTGTCCCTGGTCGCGCTGGTGGTGATGGTCGCCCTCACCCTCCCCGTCTTCTCCCTGCGCCTGGGGTCGTCGGACGCGGGCAACAACCCGGCGTCCACCACCACCCGCAAGGCCTACGACCTGCTGGCCGACGGATTCGGCCCCGGCTTCAACGGGCCACTGCAGCTCGTCGCCCAGGTCCCCTCGGCCGCGGACAAGGCCGCCCTGACGAAACTGTCCGCCCGGCTGGAGAACGTCGAAGGCGTCGCGAGCGTCACCGCGATGCCCATCCGGCCCGGCTCCACGGTGGGCATCGTCCAGGTCTTCCCCACCGCCTCCCCCCAGGACAAGGAGACCTCCGACCTGATCGACCGCCTACGTGACGAGGTGATCCCCACAGCCGAGAAGGGCACCGCCCTCAAGGTCTACGTCGGCGGACCGACCGCGATGTTCAACGACTTCGCGACGGTACTCACCGGCAAGCTGCCGCTGTTCATCGTGGTGATCGTCATCCTCGGCGGGCTGCTGCTCATGCTCGCCTTCCGCAGTCTGCTGATCCCGGTCGTCGCGGGGGTGATGAACCTGCTGGCCGCCGGAGCCTCCTTCGGCATCCTGATCGCGGTGTTCCAGTGGGGCTGGGGCTCGGAAGCCCTGGGACTCGGCAGGGCAGGTCCGATAGAAGCCTTCCTCCCCGTGATGATGATCTCCATCCTGTTCGGACTGTCCATGGACTACCAGGTGTTCCTGGTCAGCCGAATGCATGAGGAGTGGGTGCACACCAAGGACAACGCCCGCTCGGTGCGCGTCGGCCAGGTGGAGACGGCGCGGGTCATCACCGCTGCCTCCGCCATCATGGTCTGCGTCTTCATCGCCTTCGTCTTCGGCGGCCAGCGCACGATCGCGGAGTTCGGCATCGGCCTGTCCGCCGCGGTCGCCCTGGACGCCTTCGTCCTGCGCACCATCCTGGTCCCGGCATCCATGCACCTGTTCGGCAAGGCCAACTGGTGGCTCCCGGCCTGGCTGGACCGCAGGATGCCCCACCTCTCGGTCGACCCACCCGACGAACCCTTCCCGGCCTCCGCACAGGACAGCCCGGCCCCCGAACCCGAGCCGTCCGCGCGTTCCTGA
- a CDS encoding limonene-1,2-epoxide hydrolase family protein, whose protein sequence is MMSTNTALVSEFCDLMVKRDAEVLRRFFTADAVYHNVGMPPAVGVDAIVENLAQQMTAFPDSYEYRMVNLAGDGDVVLTERVDMIRTPDGIKHGVPVMGTFVITGGKISRWTDYFDTALLVKMNTGEDYSALVPQSS, encoded by the coding sequence ATGATGAGCACCAATACAGCGCTGGTGAGCGAGTTCTGCGACCTGATGGTCAAACGTGACGCGGAGGTCCTGCGCCGTTTCTTCACTGCCGACGCCGTGTACCACAACGTCGGTATGCCGCCGGCGGTCGGCGTCGACGCCATCGTAGAGAACCTGGCTCAGCAGATGACGGCGTTCCCAGACAGCTATGAGTACCGGATGGTCAACCTGGCTGGGGACGGTGATGTCGTGCTCACCGAGCGGGTCGACATGATCCGTACACCGGACGGTATCAAGCACGGGGTTCCGGTGATGGGCACCTTCGTTATCACTGGCGGCAAGATCAGCCGGTGGACCGACTACTTCGACACTGCGCTCCTCGTCAAGATGAACACCGGCGAGGACTACAGCGCCCTGGTCCCGCAATCGTCCTGA
- a CDS encoding TetR/AcrR family transcriptional regulator — MATQGRTLRADAARNYQRIVGVAVQAFEEIGPEVTLEEIARRAEVSVMTVYRRFRARDELVRAILDHVLTTEIQPMAAAHTEDPWRDLVDVLGASIDVLAQRQVILSLARESDAFDVESVHRYLRSLERLLRRAVEAGVVRPELEIRDLAAVIVMVLATVRLGDPDGAGRRRYLALVVDGLRISPTPLPPPPAREFPGSAAYAQGPEA; from the coding sequence ATGGCGACGCAGGGACGGACCTTGAGGGCTGATGCGGCTCGTAACTACCAGCGGATCGTCGGTGTCGCGGTCCAGGCGTTCGAGGAGATCGGGCCGGAGGTGACCCTCGAGGAGATCGCTCGGCGCGCGGAGGTAAGTGTGATGACGGTCTACCGGCGTTTTCGCGCTCGCGACGAGCTGGTCCGAGCCATCCTGGACCACGTTCTCACCACGGAGATCCAGCCCATGGCGGCGGCGCACACCGAAGATCCGTGGCGAGATCTCGTCGACGTGCTCGGGGCCAGCATCGATGTACTGGCTCAACGGCAGGTCATCCTCTCCCTTGCCCGGGAGTCCGACGCGTTCGATGTCGAAAGCGTGCACCGCTACCTGCGCTCCCTTGAACGGCTGCTACGACGTGCCGTCGAGGCGGGGGTGGTGCGACCGGAGCTGGAGATTCGTGACCTGGCGGCGGTCATCGTCATGGTTCTGGCCACGGTGCGTCTAGGCGATCCCGACGGCGCGGGCCGCAGGCGCTACCTCGCCCTGGTCGTCGATGGGCTGCGCATCTCGCCGACCCCCCTGCCCCCTCCCCCGGCACGGGAGTTCCCCGGGTCTGCTGCCTACGCACAGGGACCGGAAGCCTGA
- a CDS encoding TetR/AcrR family transcriptional regulator: protein MSNEQPPTRASAIAQRSEATRAALLEAARRLFVTKGYFNTGTEEIVAEAGVGTRGALYHHFNGKKALFHAVFEAVETELLTAASGADQIGSAAEQLRSGLIGFLDAAASHRDVQQILLIDGPAVLGWQQWRTLEEKYGLGAIRTLLERAVTEGTIAPQPLDALAHILLAALDEAALYIANAPDPDTAKEESATAMERLLRGISA from the coding sequence ATGTCGAACGAGCAACCCCCCACCCGGGCCTCCGCGATCGCGCAGCGGTCAGAGGCCACCCGCGCGGCCCTACTCGAGGCGGCCAGGCGCCTGTTCGTGACCAAGGGCTACTTCAACACCGGGACCGAGGAGATCGTGGCCGAAGCGGGGGTCGGGACGAGGGGTGCGCTCTACCACCACTTCAACGGCAAGAAGGCGCTCTTCCACGCGGTATTCGAAGCCGTCGAGACCGAGCTCTTGACCGCCGCCTCAGGCGCAGACCAGATCGGCAGCGCCGCCGAACAGCTCAGATCCGGGCTGATCGGATTCCTCGACGCTGCCGCCAGCCACCGTGACGTGCAGCAGATCCTCCTCATCGACGGACCCGCCGTCCTCGGCTGGCAACAATGGCGCACCCTGGAGGAAAAGTACGGACTCGGCGCCATCCGCACCCTCCTCGAACGCGCCGTCACCGAAGGCACCATCGCCCCACAACCCCTCGACGCGCTCGCCCACATCCTGCTCGCAGCACTCGACGAGGCGGCTCTCTACATCGCCAACGCCCCCGACCCCGACACAGCCAAAGAAGAATCCGCCACCGCCATGGAACGACTCCTCCGCGGCATCAGCGCATAA
- a CDS encoding MFS transporter, translating into MPHSRPRTVDDGRATAPRPQAVVAALAFGGIVFSLMQSLVIPIIPDLPKQLGTSPSNASWAITATLLAGAVATPVMGRLGDMVGKRRMLLVSLVMLVTGSVIAALSDSLTPMIVGRVLQGMAAGVIPLGISIMRDELPPERLSSATALMSASLGVGGALGLPAAAAIADNFDWHTLFWASAGAGALATVLVLALVPESQVRTGGRFDVVGAIGMAAGLVCLLLAISKGADWGWTSGTTLGLFAAAVVVLLLWGLFELRVKEPLVDLRTAARRQVLFTNVASIAVGFGMFTIMLVVPQLLQLPTATGYGLGRSLLTAGLVLAPMGLVMMAAAPVSALLSKARGPKTTLMTGALIVAAGYGLNIVLMDEVWQFILASCIVGAGIGFTFGAMPALIMGAVPASETGAANSLNTLMRSIGTSSASAVAAVILSQMTTTVGSVSLPSENGFKTVMAVGAGAGLLACVLASFIPRHRPATARAVDTAAESAIPTAIPDRAAVPATGANTMEK; encoded by the coding sequence ATGCCCCATTCCCGTCCCCGAACCGTCGATGACGGAAGGGCCACAGCACCGCGCCCCCAGGCCGTGGTGGCGGCCCTGGCCTTCGGCGGAATCGTGTTCTCGCTGATGCAGTCCCTGGTCATCCCCATCATCCCGGACCTTCCGAAGCAGCTGGGAACCTCGCCGTCGAACGCTTCCTGGGCCATCACCGCCACCCTGCTCGCGGGCGCCGTCGCCACCCCCGTGATGGGCCGGCTGGGAGACATGGTCGGCAAGCGCCGTATGCTTCTGGTCAGCCTGGTCATGCTGGTGACCGGCTCGGTCATCGCCGCACTCAGCGACTCACTGACACCAATGATCGTCGGACGGGTGCTGCAGGGAATGGCTGCCGGCGTCATCCCGCTCGGCATCAGCATCATGCGTGACGAGCTGCCCCCGGAGCGGCTCAGCTCCGCCACCGCACTGATGAGCGCATCCCTGGGCGTGGGCGGTGCCCTCGGCCTGCCCGCCGCCGCGGCCATCGCCGACAACTTCGACTGGCACACGCTGTTCTGGGCCTCCGCCGGCGCCGGCGCCCTCGCCACCGTCCTGGTACTGGCGCTCGTACCGGAGTCGCAGGTGCGCACTGGCGGACGCTTCGACGTCGTCGGCGCCATCGGCATGGCGGCCGGCCTGGTCTGCCTGCTCCTTGCCATCTCCAAGGGCGCCGACTGGGGCTGGACCAGCGGCACCACCCTCGGCCTGTTCGCCGCGGCCGTCGTGGTGCTGCTGTTGTGGGGCTTGTTCGAACTGCGCGTCAAGGAACCGCTGGTGGACCTGCGCACCGCCGCGCGCCGTCAGGTGCTGTTCACCAACGTCGCCTCGATCGCCGTTGGGTTCGGCATGTTCACGATAATGCTTGTCGTGCCGCAGCTCCTGCAGCTGCCCACTGCGACCGGCTACGGTCTGGGCAGGTCGCTGCTCACCGCCGGCCTGGTCCTGGCGCCGATGGGCCTGGTGATGATGGCCGCGGCTCCGGTGTCCGCCCTCCTCTCCAAGGCCCGGGGCCCGAAGACGACCCTGATGACCGGCGCTCTGATCGTGGCCGCCGGCTACGGCCTGAACATCGTCCTCATGGACGAGGTCTGGCAGTTCATTTTGGCGTCCTGCATCGTCGGCGCCGGCATCGGCTTCACCTTCGGCGCCATGCCTGCCCTCATCATGGGCGCGGTCCCCGCGTCCGAGACGGGTGCCGCGAACAGCCTCAACACCCTCATGCGGTCTATCGGCACGTCGTCCGCCAGCGCGGTCGCCGCCGTGATCCTCTCCCAGATGACGACGACGGTCGGCTCCGTCTCCCTGCCGTCGGAGAACGGCTTCAAGACGGTCATGGCCGTCGGCGCCGGCGCCGGCCTCCTCGCGTGCGTCCTCGCCTCCTTCATCCCGCGCCACCGCCCCGCCACCGCCAGGGCGGTGGACACTGCAGCCGAGTCGGCCATACCGACCGCGATCCCGGACAGGGCCGCCGTACCGGCCACCGGGGCCAACACCATGGAGAAGTAG